A window of Chitinophaga sp. MM2321 contains these coding sequences:
- a CDS encoding acyl transferase, protein MTAVSPEHIFSLQPNGLEAAALELFHYQYRENALYRAYVDALHKRPEAVKSILEIPYLPIQFFKTHQVVCGSFEPQLVFESSGTTQMVNSRHLVKDAAIYTQSFMTAFEQFYGPVSDYVVVGLLPSYLERQHSSLVRMVQEMIVRSGREESGFYLYEHDKLYQALKALEARKQPVLLIGVTFGLLDFTEQYQLTLNHTIVMETGGMKGRREEWTREEVHAFLKERLGVAAVHAEYGMTELLSQAYSKGQGFFETPPWMKVLVRDENDPFQITAGKAAGVMNVIDLANIYSCAFIATDDIGRIHADGRFEVLGRLDNSALRGCSLMVS, encoded by the coding sequence ATGACCGCCGTTTCTCCGGAACATATATTTTCATTGCAGCCAAATGGGCTGGAAGCCGCCGCCCTGGAGCTGTTTCACTATCAGTACCGGGAAAACGCCCTTTACCGCGCGTATGTGGATGCGTTGCACAAACGCCCGGAGGCTGTGAAAAGTATACTGGAGATTCCCTATCTGCCTATTCAGTTCTTCAAAACGCACCAGGTAGTATGTGGTTCATTTGAGCCGCAGCTGGTTTTTGAGAGCAGCGGTACTACACAAATGGTCAACAGCCGGCACCTGGTAAAGGATGCAGCTATTTACACACAGAGCTTTATGACGGCCTTTGAGCAGTTTTATGGGCCGGTGAGCGACTATGTGGTGGTGGGGTTGCTGCCTTCTTATCTTGAGCGGCAGCATTCATCGCTGGTACGGATGGTACAGGAGATGATTGTGCGCAGTGGCAGAGAAGAAAGCGGCTTTTACCTGTATGAGCATGATAAGTTGTATCAGGCGCTGAAGGCCCTGGAAGCGCGTAAGCAGCCCGTGTTGCTGATCGGCGTGACTTTCGGTTTGCTGGATTTTACCGAACAGTATCAACTGACATTGAACCATACCATTGTGATGGAAACCGGTGGTATGAAAGGCCGGCGGGAAGAATGGACCCGGGAAGAGGTGCATGCTTTTCTGAAAGAAAGGCTGGGTGTGGCGGCGGTACATGCGGAATACGGCATGACCGAGCTGTTATCGCAGGCTTATTCCAAAGGACAGGGATTTTTTGAAACGCCGCCCTGGATGAAGGTGCTGGTGCGTGATGAGAATGACCCTTTCCAGATTACAGCGGGCAAAGCCGCCGGTGTTATGAATGTAATAGATCTCGCCAATATTTACTCCTGCGCTTTTATTGCGACCGATGATATCGGCAGGATCCATGCCGATGGCCGGTTTGAAGTATTGGGCCGGCTCGATAATTCTGCACTAAGAGGCTGTAGCCTGATGGTTAGTTAA
- a CDS encoding acyl-CoA carboxylase subunit beta, protein MDKIEELQSKINEAMLGGGEARIASQHKKGKLTARERLQLLMDEGSFEELDMLVANRNRGLTSEQEQFLGDGVVTGYGTINGRMVYVFSQDFTVYGGSLSEPHARKICKVMDLAMQNGAPLIGLNDSGGARIQEGVVSLGGYADIFYRNTRASGVIPQISAIMGPCAGGAVYSPAITDFIMMVEQTSYMFVTGPNVVKTVTHEEVTSEELGGAHTHATKSGVTHFSCANEVECIQNIKQLLSYIPQNCEETAPVYPYTPANEVREALNTLIPANANQPYDMKEVIGHITDTDSFFEVHKDFAENIIVGFARIAGRSIGIVANQPAILAGVLDIHASVKGARFTRFCDAFNVPLLVLVDVPGFLPGTDQEWNGIITNGAKLLFALSEATVPKLTVTTRKAYGGAYCVMNSKHIGADLNFAFPQAEIAVMGAKGAVEIIFKKEIDAAPDPEARMNELVADYKERFANPYLAAEKGYIDEVIIPDQTRAKLIKGFKMLENKVVNMPRKKHGNIPL, encoded by the coding sequence ATGGATAAAATAGAGGAGTTACAGTCGAAGATAAACGAAGCCATGTTAGGCGGTGGTGAAGCGCGTATCGCTTCCCAGCATAAGAAAGGCAAGTTGACCGCCCGGGAAAGATTACAGCTGTTGATGGATGAAGGTTCTTTTGAAGAACTGGATATGCTGGTCGCCAACCGTAACCGTGGCCTCACCAGTGAACAGGAACAGTTTCTGGGCGATGGCGTAGTAACCGGTTATGGTACCATCAATGGACGAATGGTGTATGTGTTCTCCCAGGACTTTACCGTATACGGCGGCAGTTTATCTGAACCGCATGCCCGTAAAATCTGCAAAGTAATGGACCTCGCCATGCAGAACGGTGCGCCGTTGATAGGGCTGAATGACAGCGGTGGTGCAAGAATCCAGGAAGGCGTGGTAAGTCTTGGTGGCTATGCAGACATCTTCTACCGCAATACCCGCGCTTCCGGCGTTATTCCACAGATCTCCGCTATCATGGGGCCCTGCGCCGGTGGAGCCGTATATTCTCCCGCCATTACCGATTTTATCATGATGGTGGAACAAACCTCTTATATGTTTGTAACCGGTCCAAACGTAGTGAAGACGGTTACCCATGAAGAAGTAACCTCCGAAGAACTGGGCGGTGCACACACCCATGCAACCAAAAGCGGCGTTACCCATTTCTCCTGTGCCAATGAAGTAGAATGTATTCAGAATATCAAACAGCTGCTCAGCTATATCCCGCAAAACTGTGAGGAAACAGCGCCGGTATATCCATATACACCTGCCAATGAGGTCAGGGAAGCCCTGAATACGCTGATCCCGGCCAATGCGAATCAGCCGTATGATATGAAAGAAGTGATCGGACATATAACGGACACGGATAGCTTTTTTGAAGTACATAAAGATTTTGCAGAAAATATTATCGTGGGCTTCGCCCGTATTGCCGGGAGAAGTATTGGTATTGTAGCCAATCAACCCGCTATCCTGGCAGGGGTGCTCGACATTCATGCCTCTGTGAAAGGCGCCAGGTTTACCCGCTTCTGTGACGCCTTCAATGTGCCGTTGCTCGTACTGGTAGATGTGCCCGGCTTCCTGCCCGGTACCGACCAGGAATGGAACGGGATCATCACCAACGGCGCCAAACTGTTGTTTGCGCTCAGCGAGGCCACCGTTCCAAAATTAACGGTCACCACCCGCAAAGCCTATGGTGGCGCGTATTGTGTGATGAACTCCAAACACATCGGGGCAGACCTGAACTTTGCTTTCCCACAGGCAGAAATAGCGGTGATGGGTGCTAAAGGCGCTGTGGAAATCATTTTCAAAAAAGAAATTGATGCCGCTCCGGATCCGGAAGCACGCATGAATGAACTGGTGGCAGACTATAAAGAAAGATTTGCCAATCCTTACCTGGCAGCAGAAAAAGGATATATTGATGAAGTGATTATACCCGACCAGACACGCGCAAAACTGATCAAAGGTTTTAAAATGCTTGAAAATAAAGTGGTAAATATGCCGAGAAAGAAACATGGCAATATACCTTTGTAG
- a CDS encoding UbiA family prenyltransferase, producing the protein MLKTAFNLFLFTSIYISLCALMMIWQTNQLLDLHYQQNTFYLFVFFSTICSYNFHWYLTPATYSSSERIRWGENHRPLMLLLCGIGMIGALYFFWLLREHWLALSGSAILTFLYSAPKLPHKTFTWLRRIAIGKTLFLTFVWTYVTTLLPALVADQPITWPVAFITLHRFFLIYAICILFDYRDRESDKKEGIRSLITYLPQKDLDKLYYGSLAMAAVSAALLGPYTTIPVIITLMIPVAATALITRKAEHTQSDYMFYFVLDGFMALSAMLHLAIY; encoded by the coding sequence ATGCTAAAAACCGCATTTAATCTCTTTCTTTTCACATCGATCTATATTTCGCTGTGTGCGCTGATGATGATCTGGCAAACCAATCAATTGCTGGACCTCCACTATCAGCAAAATACCTTCTATCTCTTTGTCTTCTTCTCTACTATATGCAGCTATAATTTTCACTGGTATCTGACGCCGGCTACTTACTCCTCTTCCGAAAGAATTCGCTGGGGAGAAAACCACCGCCCACTGATGCTCCTGCTCTGTGGTATCGGCATGATCGGCGCCCTGTATTTTTTCTGGCTGCTACGCGAACACTGGCTGGCACTGAGTGGCAGCGCCATATTGACGTTCCTCTATTCAGCGCCCAAATTGCCGCATAAAACGTTTACCTGGCTGCGGCGCATCGCTATCGGCAAAACACTGTTCCTCACTTTTGTATGGACCTACGTAACCACGCTGTTGCCCGCACTGGTGGCAGATCAGCCCATCACCTGGCCCGTGGCATTTATCACGCTGCACCGCTTCTTCCTCATCTATGCCATCTGTATCCTCTTTGATTACCGCGACCGGGAGTCCGATAAAAAAGAGGGGATCCGCAGCCTGATCACGTATCTCCCGCAAAAAGATCTTGATAAACTCTATTACGGCTCTCTGGCAATGGCTGCTGTAAGCGCCGCCCTGCTGGGCCCCTACACCACCATACCGGTTATTATCACCCTGATGATACCTGTGGCTGCCACCGCGCTGATCACCCGCAAAGCAGAACATACCCAATCGGATTATATGTTCTATTTTGTGCTGGATGGATTCATGGCATTGTCGGCCATGCTCCATTTAGCGATATACTAA
- a CDS encoding M42 family metallopeptidase, with amino-acid sequence MSKKQKSIFNKESLTFLESYLNNPSPTGFEKEGQKLWLKYLAPYIDEHFVDPYGSAVGVINPKAAFKVVIEAHADEISWFVNYISPEGLIYVIRNGGSDQQIAPSKRVNIHTEKGTVKAVFGWPAIHTRIRSGDGKEPQPKVENIFLDCGARSRKEVEDLGIHVGCVATFEDGFEELNYDYYICRAIDNRIGGFMIAEVARLLKEKKQQLPFGLYIVNAVQEEVGLRGAEMIAKRIKPNLAIITDVTHDTTTPMINKNIEGEIKCGGGPSITYGPAVHNILRDLIIKTAKKNDIPHQLHAVSRSTGTDTDAFAYANDGTPSALISLPLRYMHTTVEMVKKDDIENTIQLIYQTLLNITPKTNFQYL; translated from the coding sequence ATGTCTAAAAAACAGAAATCCATATTCAACAAGGAATCACTGACATTCCTGGAAAGCTATCTGAACAATCCTTCTCCTACCGGTTTTGAGAAAGAAGGACAGAAACTCTGGCTGAAATATCTCGCACCGTATATCGACGAACATTTCGTGGACCCTTACGGTTCTGCGGTAGGTGTTATCAATCCTAAAGCGGCATTTAAAGTGGTGATTGAAGCGCATGCCGATGAAATCTCCTGGTTTGTAAACTACATCTCACCGGAAGGCTTGATCTATGTAATCCGCAATGGTGGCTCAGATCAACAAATTGCTCCTTCTAAAAGGGTGAATATTCATACGGAAAAAGGTACGGTGAAAGCTGTTTTCGGATGGCCGGCTATTCATACCCGCATCCGTAGCGGCGATGGTAAAGAACCACAACCTAAAGTAGAAAACATCTTCCTGGATTGCGGTGCACGCTCCCGCAAAGAAGTAGAAGACCTCGGCATCCACGTAGGATGTGTGGCTACTTTTGAAGATGGCTTTGAAGAACTAAACTACGATTATTATATCTGCCGCGCTATCGACAACCGCATCGGCGGCTTTATGATTGCCGAAGTAGCCAGACTGCTGAAAGAAAAGAAACAACAACTGCCTTTTGGTTTATATATCGTAAACGCCGTACAGGAAGAAGTAGGATTACGTGGTGCCGAAATGATCGCCAAACGCATTAAGCCCAACCTGGCTATCATCACGGATGTGACACATGATACCACCACACCGATGATCAACAAGAACATCGAAGGGGAGATCAAATGTGGCGGTGGTCCCAGCATTACCTACGGCCCTGCTGTACACAACATCCTCCGCGACCTGATCATTAAAACAGCCAAAAAGAATGATATCCCCCACCAGCTGCACGCCGTAAGCCGCAGCACCGGTACGGATACAGACGCTTTTGCCTATGCCAATGACGGTACACCATCTGCATTGATCAGTTTACCGCTGCGTTATATGCATACCACCGTGGAAATGGTGAAGAAAGATGATATTGAAAATACCATCCAGCTGATTTATCAGACACTCCTAAACATTACACCAAAAACAAATTTTCAATACCTCTAA
- the bioB gene encoding biotin synthase BioB — protein MQDVQIRHDWTLEEIKAIYNTPLLELVYRAATIHRQYQDTAEVQVCTLLSIKTGGCPEDCAYCPQAARYNTDINVHGLMKKEDVLSYAQKAKDAGSTRFCMGAAWREIRDNRDFDRVLDMVKGVNEMGMEVCCTLGMLNADQAKKLADAGLYAYNHNLDTSREHYEEIITTRTYDDRLQTLDNVRKAGVSVCCGGIIGLGESHEDRIAMLYTLSSLPKHPDSVPINALSRVKGTPLEHLPKVEFWDMVRMIATTRILMPQAMVRLSAGRAEMSMSDQALCFMAGANSIFTGEKLLTTDNPSFEEDHMMFELLGLKAREAFKESVEV, from the coding sequence ATGCAAGATGTGCAGATCCGTCATGACTGGACGTTAGAAGAAATAAAAGCCATTTACAACACTCCCTTGCTGGAGCTGGTGTATCGTGCTGCCACTATTCACCGCCAATACCAGGATACAGCGGAAGTGCAGGTTTGCACCCTCCTCTCTATCAAAACCGGCGGTTGCCCCGAAGATTGTGCTTATTGCCCGCAGGCTGCCCGATATAATACAGATATAAACGTTCATGGTCTCATGAAAAAAGAGGACGTGCTGAGCTATGCCCAAAAGGCAAAAGATGCCGGCTCTACCCGTTTCTGTATGGGCGCTGCATGGCGCGAAATACGCGACAACCGCGACTTTGACCGTGTACTGGACATGGTAAAAGGCGTCAATGAAATGGGCATGGAAGTATGCTGTACACTGGGTATGCTGAATGCCGACCAGGCTAAAAAACTGGCAGATGCCGGCTTATATGCCTATAACCACAACCTGGATACGTCCAGGGAGCACTACGAAGAGATCATCACCACCCGTACTTATGACGATCGTTTACAAACGCTGGACAACGTCAGAAAAGCCGGTGTAAGCGTATGTTGCGGTGGTATTATCGGTTTAGGTGAATCGCATGAAGACCGTATCGCCATGTTGTATACCCTGAGCAGTTTGCCCAAGCATCCGGACTCCGTACCTATTAATGCACTAAGCCGTGTAAAAGGTACACCGCTGGAGCATCTGCCAAAAGTAGAGTTCTGGGATATGGTGCGTATGATTGCCACCACCCGGATCCTGATGCCACAAGCCATGGTTCGTCTGAGTGCAGGCCGCGCAGAAATGAGCATGTCCGACCAGGCATTATGCTTCATGGCAGGCGCCAACTCTATCTTTACCGGTGAAAAATTACTGACAACAGATAACCCTTCTTTTGAAGAAGACCATATGATGTTTGAACTGCTTGGACTGAAAGCCAGGGAAGCATTTAAAGAATCAGTGGAAGTATAA
- the tkt gene encoding transketolase, whose protein sequence is MKAMTIEEKSINTIRCLAMDAVQQANSGHPGTPMALAPAAYVLWMDHLRFNPQNPQWFNRDRFVLSNGHASMLQYAMLHLTGYDLSLDDLRNFRQWGSPTPGHPEYGHTPGIETTTGPLGQGIMTAVGMAMAEAHLAACFNKEEKIIDHYTYVFCSDGDLMEGASHEAASVAGHLGLGKLICLYDNNHITIEGNTSLSYSDDVAKRFESYHWHVQDLGDEGNNLAAISVAFERARTVTDQPSMIILRTHIGYGSPHKQDTPEAHGSPLGEEEIRLTKEFYGWPPDEKFLVPADVEAHMHKAVERGQQWEQEWLTLMAEYKKNYPDLASQLDQYLAQQLPPDWDKAVPVYQPKDGPKATREISKDFINAIADKLPWLIGGSGDLEPSTLTMIKSSGYIEKDKYANRNIAWGIREHVMCAASSGLQLHGGVRPFAATFFIFTDYARPAIRLACIMELPVIYVMTHDSIGLGEDGTTHQPIEQLASLRAMPHLCVIRPADANEASYAWRVAITRTTGPTMLVLTRQKLPIFDRDKVASADNVSKGAYILSKEKGDRADILLMATGSEVQLILEAQQHLLEAGIDARVVSMPSWELFREQPKEYRYEVLPPAVKARLAVEAASPQGWDEWVGERGAVIGISIFGVSAPAKELFKRYGFTVENVVNHATRIFRLKD, encoded by the coding sequence ATGAAAGCAATGACCATAGAAGAGAAGAGTATCAATACCATTCGCTGCCTGGCAATGGATGCTGTGCAGCAAGCCAATTCAGGCCATCCGGGTACGCCCATGGCTTTGGCGCCGGCAGCTTATGTGTTGTGGATGGATCACCTGCGCTTCAATCCGCAAAACCCGCAGTGGTTCAATCGTGATCGTTTTGTATTGTCAAACGGACATGCTTCCATGTTACAATATGCGATGTTACATCTCACCGGCTATGATCTTTCGCTGGACGATCTCCGGAATTTCCGGCAATGGGGAAGTCCTACGCCCGGTCATCCTGAGTATGGGCATACACCTGGTATTGAAACGACTACAGGGCCACTCGGACAAGGGATCATGACGGCTGTAGGCATGGCAATGGCGGAAGCGCACCTTGCTGCCTGTTTTAATAAAGAAGAAAAGATCATCGATCATTATACGTATGTTTTTTGCAGTGATGGCGACCTGATGGAAGGGGCTTCTCATGAGGCGGCTTCTGTGGCGGGACATCTCGGACTGGGAAAGCTGATTTGTTTGTATGATAACAACCACATTACGATAGAAGGAAACACATCCCTGTCTTATTCTGATGATGTAGCCAAACGGTTTGAATCCTATCACTGGCATGTACAGGATCTGGGTGATGAAGGCAATAACCTGGCGGCTATCTCCGTGGCATTTGAAAGGGCCAGGACGGTCACCGACCAGCCTTCGATGATCATCCTGCGCACGCATATAGGTTATGGCTCCCCGCATAAGCAGGACACACCTGAAGCACATGGGTCGCCATTGGGAGAAGAAGAGATCCGGCTCACAAAAGAATTTTATGGCTGGCCTCCGGATGAAAAGTTCCTGGTACCGGCAGATGTAGAGGCACATATGCACAAGGCCGTGGAAAGAGGGCAACAATGGGAGCAGGAGTGGCTGACCCTGATGGCGGAGTACAAAAAAAATTATCCCGACCTGGCGTCGCAACTGGATCAATACCTGGCGCAACAGCTACCACCGGACTGGGACAAGGCCGTGCCGGTATACCAGCCGAAGGATGGCCCCAAAGCCACGAGAGAAATCTCGAAAGACTTTATCAATGCCATCGCCGATAAGCTACCCTGGCTGATAGGCGGCAGTGGCGACCTGGAGCCTTCTACCCTGACGATGATCAAATCTTCCGGTTATATAGAGAAAGATAAATATGCCAACCGCAACATCGCCTGGGGTATCCGAGAGCACGTGATGTGTGCTGCCAGCTCGGGGTTGCAGTTACACGGCGGCGTACGGCCTTTTGCCGCTACCTTTTTCATCTTTACGGACTATGCCCGTCCCGCTATCCGGCTGGCCTGTATCATGGAGCTACCGGTTATCTATGTGATGACGCACGACAGCATAGGTTTGGGAGAAGATGGCACTACGCACCAACCCATTGAGCAACTGGCCTCTCTCCGGGCGATGCCACACCTCTGCGTTATCCGTCCGGCTGATGCGAATGAGGCGTCTTATGCATGGCGCGTGGCCATAACGAGAACAACAGGCCCCACTATGTTGGTACTTACCCGGCAAAAACTCCCCATTTTTGATCGGGATAAAGTAGCGTCTGCCGACAATGTTTCAAAAGGCGCCTATATTTTATCAAAGGAAAAGGGCGACCGGGCAGACATCCTCCTGATGGCTACCGGCTCGGAAGTGCAGCTGATCCTGGAAGCACAGCAACATCTCCTGGAAGCAGGTATCGATGCCCGGGTGGTGAGCATGCCCAGCTGGGAGTTATTCCGGGAACAGCCGAAAGAATACCGCTATGAAGTACTACCACCGGCTGTTAAAGCGCGGCTGGCCGTAGAAGCCGCTTCCCCTCAGGGTTGGGATGAATGGGTAGGAGAGCGCGGCGCCGTTATCGGTATTTCTATATTTGGTGTCAGCGCACCCGCCAAAGAACTCTTTAAGCGATATGGCTTTACGGTAGAAAATGTAGTAAATCATGCGACCAGGATTTTCAGATTAAAGGATTGA
- a CDS encoding glycoside hydrolase 100 family protein — translation MKAYVVSEEVAAASQAAIAVLLHNRRGPYKGLPRTAGWGYPEPYTRDLAFSIFGLAVSHNEVLTTSIGDILEAMAKNQTEHGHIPSLVHDKEDRGASDTTPLFLIGVGIYRRLTGETAFLQEAVDRALTWLVYQSPSDRFLVAQLPTSDWRDEQWVLGYGLYVNALVYSALRLCGQQERANGLRKAMRLFTISADVMHRHVHEGLTVKYKPYYACWSYKIYSSERFDLLGNSLAILSGIASPARASDMIAWIEAECLVMQERGELGPDLPPNFFPFIKPEDPDWRPRYKQFNNPGDYHNGGIWPFICGVYISALVAAKKYALAEEKLRALTHAIKAVNDQQLDYGFNEWHRAKDGQPMGQNWQTWSAALYLYAAKCVEQRRTPFFEEIRLEHAE, via the coding sequence ATGAAAGCATATGTTGTTTCGGAAGAAGTAGCCGCTGCGAGCCAGGCGGCAATAGCTGTATTGTTACATAACCGCCGCGGGCCTTACAAGGGGCTGCCCCGTACCGCAGGCTGGGGTTATCCTGAACCCTACACCCGTGATCTGGCCTTTTCTATTTTCGGGTTGGCAGTATCCCATAATGAAGTGCTGACAACCAGCATCGGGGACATCCTGGAAGCCATGGCAAAAAACCAGACGGAGCACGGGCATATTCCTTCCCTCGTACACGATAAGGAAGACCGTGGCGCCAGCGACACCACCCCGCTTTTTTTGATAGGCGTAGGTATTTACAGGCGACTAACCGGTGAAACCGCTTTTCTTCAGGAAGCGGTGGACAGGGCGTTAACCTGGCTGGTGTATCAGAGTCCGTCTGATCGTTTCCTGGTGGCGCAGCTACCCACCAGCGACTGGCGCGATGAGCAATGGGTGCTTGGCTACGGCTTGTATGTAAATGCGCTTGTGTACAGTGCGCTGCGTTTATGCGGGCAACAGGAAAGAGCCAACGGGTTGCGGAAAGCTATGCGGCTTTTTACCATCAGCGCCGACGTGATGCACCGCCATGTACATGAAGGACTCACTGTGAAATACAAACCATACTATGCCTGTTGGTCGTATAAGATCTACAGCAGCGAAAGATTTGACCTGCTGGGCAACAGCCTGGCTATTCTCTCCGGCATCGCTTCGCCCGCCCGTGCTTCAGATATGATAGCATGGATAGAAGCCGAGTGCCTTGTCATGCAGGAACGCGGTGAACTGGGCCCGGATCTTCCTCCCAACTTCTTCCCTTTCATAAAGCCCGAAGATCCCGACTGGCGCCCGAGATATAAACAGTTCAACAATCCCGGCGACTACCACAACGGTGGCATATGGCCATTTATCTGTGGCGTATATATATCGGCGTTAGTAGCTGCAAAAAAATATGCGTTGGCAGAAGAAAAGCTACGCGCACTCACACACGCCATCAAAGCCGTCAATGATCAGCAACTGGATTATGGCTTCAATGAATGGCACCGTGCAAAGGATGGTCAGCCTATGGGGCAGAACTGGCAAACCTGGTCGGCTGCATTGTACCTGTATGCTGCAAAGTGTGTGGAACAAAGAAGGACGCCTTTTTTTGAGGAGATCAGGTTGGAACATGCGGAATGA
- a CDS encoding glycosyltransferase family 4 protein yields the protein MRALILYDYPPAPGGLSTQGDLLYKGLLALGIDAHAAHAESDQEKEWYYQWFKPDVVVGIGYWGHLPHLVLHPQRFGIAAVPWLVADGYIANYQDVLNALPLILVTSQWVKEMYQRDGIDGRNIEVLPVGCDTDAFRPYDKQDPKITAVRQSLGIREEELMILTVGGDAASKGAQEIMQALARINGKVPPWKYVCKVWPQARTELQNFADWKLAVELGIDKQVVYTTCKVSRDFMPFLVSACDIYAAPSRLEGFGMPQVEAGACEKPVLSLKAMGMLDTLVHGETALLADVAEHVVVREVIVGEEAGFDNRHTVIFNTPRTVGYRASIPDLAHHLEMLMTNSSLRDQLGHAGRKRVVENFDYRTVARRFLKIVHEKLGIV from the coding sequence ATGAGAGCATTAATATTATATGATTATCCGCCGGCTCCCGGCGGTCTTTCCACACAAGGAGATCTGTTGTATAAAGGATTACTGGCATTGGGAATAGATGCACATGCCGCGCATGCAGAATCAGATCAGGAAAAAGAATGGTATTACCAGTGGTTTAAGCCGGATGTAGTAGTAGGTATTGGTTATTGGGGGCATCTGCCTCACCTGGTATTGCATCCGCAGCGTTTTGGCATTGCAGCGGTGCCCTGGCTGGTAGCAGATGGTTATATCGCCAATTACCAGGATGTACTTAATGCACTACCGCTGATCCTGGTTACTTCTCAATGGGTAAAGGAAATGTACCAGAGAGATGGTATTGACGGGCGTAATATTGAAGTGCTGCCGGTAGGATGTGACACGGATGCTTTCCGGCCTTATGATAAACAGGACCCAAAAATTACCGCTGTGCGGCAATCGCTGGGTATCAGGGAGGAAGAATTGATGATCCTCACCGTAGGCGGCGATGCTGCATCAAAAGGAGCGCAGGAAATAATGCAGGCACTGGCGCGCATCAATGGGAAAGTACCTCCCTGGAAATATGTATGCAAGGTATGGCCGCAGGCCAGAACGGAGTTGCAGAACTTCGCCGACTGGAAACTGGCAGTAGAGCTGGGTATCGACAAACAGGTAGTATATACCACCTGCAAAGTATCGCGCGACTTTATGCCTTTCCTGGTGAGCGCCTGTGATATCTATGCCGCGCCTTCGCGGCTGGAAGGTTTTGGTATGCCGCAGGTGGAAGCAGGCGCGTGTGAGAAGCCGGTACTCAGCCTGAAAGCGATGGGGATGCTGGATACGCTTGTGCATGGGGAAACCGCCTTGCTGGCGGATGTAGCGGAACATGTAGTGGTGCGCGAAGTGATCGTGGGAGAGGAAGCCGGTTTTGATAACAGGCACACAGTGATCTTTAACACCCCGCGTACAGTGGGTTACCGGGCTAGCATTCCTGATCTCGCCCATCACCTGGAGATGCTGATGACCAACTCTTCCCTGCGTGATCAGCTGGGCCACGCAGGCAGAAAACGGGTGGTAGAAAATTTCGATTACCGCACGGTTGCCCGACGGTTTTTGAAGATTGTTCACGAAAAACTGGGGATTGTATGA
- a CDS encoding PIG-L family deacetylase, producing the protein MQDPSSPVTPPQHNKSVVIIVAHPDDETLWAGGTILSHPDWHCFVISLCRANDPDRAPRFFNALGTLGATGVIADLDDGPEQLPLSGMEVAALILQLLPDTPADLIITHNPSGEYTRHRRHEEVSEAVISLWYSGGITTDELWTFAYHDGQKKHLPIAATNAGIYLPLPEHIWQQKYNIITNIYGFDSSSWEARTTPITEAFWQFYTAKDAKAWLHQKGVL; encoded by the coding sequence TCATAGTGGCGCACCCTGATGACGAAACATTATGGGCCGGCGGAACCATCCTCAGTCATCCTGACTGGCACTGTTTTGTGATCAGTCTTTGCCGCGCCAATGATCCCGACCGCGCACCGCGGTTCTTCAATGCACTCGGTACACTCGGCGCCACCGGTGTAATCGCTGACCTGGACGATGGTCCCGAACAACTTCCCTTATCCGGCATGGAAGTAGCCGCACTCATACTGCAACTATTGCCCGACACACCGGCAGACCTGATCATTACCCATAACCCTTCCGGTGAATATACCCGGCACCGCCGGCATGAAGAGGTGAGTGAAGCCGTGATCAGTTTATGGTACAGCGGCGGCATCACCACTGATGAGCTATGGACCTTTGCTTACCACGACGGACAAAAAAAACATCTTCCCATAGCAGCAACAAATGCAGGTATTTATCTCCCCCTGCCGGAACATATCTGGCAGCAGAAATATAACATCATTACAAACATTTACGGATTTGATAGCAGTAGTTGGGAAGCCCGCACCACCCCGATTACAGAGGCATTCTGGCAATTTTATACGGCAAAGGACGCTAAAGCATGGCTGCACCAAAAAGGCGTATTATGA